The Plasmodium malariae genome assembly, chromosome: 3 genome window below encodes:
- the PmUG01_03025800 gene encoding conserved Plasmodium protein, unknown function, which translates to MFLFKFIVINIIILVFSKVTCNLVIHPSLADFFVENFRDHLFVSSYNVINKRLSKPSCSSSDDYECHHVRREREQRHESTVLIAKEEKGKGDGKIEKIHDGQEEIHRGKEESHRGKEEIHRGKEESHRGKEEIHRGKEEIHRGKEERYRRKEERHRRKEERHRRKEERHRRKEERYVETEESHIKKEKDFYDEEEEQVKYIYLHTSPFYITIKEKATNAPEGGEQRSGSDESSDIDDQMSRSVRSRNQRYKNMFYKCFYILLDFFSLFVKKEKNRHISNVQKMYPVSYFIDRNKTNILNNSNEFSYNNKKNKVKGIYLGDHLDDMKNYSFLSPLSLAIDEINFNKIFQYAWNNSYSNYIFLKSPNKSQEKKNNIIIKDKVMPDEAVPDEAVPDVVPIEIVNEKKSYMNDEDKLGQVHKTKMNNKEQGEDLSQEEVNTLEDDSSTIRTDKQYDNVDSIKENIFQGGKTNREDEINDSAYHTLLNNDNDLIIKYIMKSNKDYQYFKLLSRTKAHVNINSVGLILKKLNISEENNFDKILKNNKKLKIGICTTERSKKMLAHDPLRNVHLYKQTLGSLLQREQSKRSSGRSSGRSSGRSSGRSSGRSSGRSSGRSSGRSSGRSSGRSSSRSSSSSSSSGNSDWYSDGYDGGGYHYDDDDSYGYDYEYNRAYGNADDRNTFACAFFRSIDKSELLFYLRRNDNKEGGERNHHHSPEDRSNLDVQRDSSKMENSCIGCNNNECCNNNEVNKTNYGCKENIVIQGDKSICTLKKNRDKKIVISDHILYKEWKKANFDKSKLSMLSTNILNNLKKYKEYNYKKNIYKLHVDYNGICKSIVFIYKYEKKAFLKFIFQHDVCLNYNFLNKNIFFNYMNSNIKPNFILRGIWNYAVPKKVAYVRNLLHSSGCTGNSNDMVDTNKCDYSCSGHDNGDKGDRLGRCTFPDRFFIYNDLYNLGEARGISGVISGNNGEEAESRSRGNERGRVYWYEQVLNPSIDSSKRFVRMKLGNFESNKLQEKDEHAFLMNKLLKSSSDILLLSKKGFIEFKIPVVLNELFVSFHPNPLYEYVCNNNSTAGTSTLSIISSGNKNNTSNRHMNEYDGINTNRCSFNKPYYLYVFFNFFLNNNRKYNIKLDIHIDHVKRFNKTKDIPFQYINVLNYLKNNINHYRINRIEIVYSFLPFLQANDFVDHTNLPFYVALKSFIINQSEKVYNYIPIFYTTNINFMQVLSRNIKNDQPRDDARTKGGVQNGEKGENDMHSSGEKVGREGRTVEEEEKGTNRMIGSFTRAITVDFTGGHTGGHTGDITIGGTTASTIGSMTGSTTGSTTYVSTDPSSHYTSFSMQDESGEGGIEQSKYPPYTTPEQLFKREESVPMDWSNSKDSDANNFININSFSMFTTVSENIFMKHLMQYKCTSCSCTYDENVKEFLLAKSSMKRVRNKKREKGKGKGSTVDNATNANKISTEGEKEEEEKEEEEEEEKRKMHAINKSIFSFDNDIQISPLFYDDKKRNTYEDKDEDKDKDKDEDKEDIEEDIEEDGVEEGEKIEMSHTEKEYHRFLKEELYKYITYDRKNIVAYNMNYMYISEFKNKKYIIPPYNKGILINFEKENEQIFCDPYNDISYIKEKFNHNISYNDTRNIFETIYIYSALLPMESDIYDFNFLTKNNLTLKQRQTENSKTLFKNLIPFTRYEDF; encoded by the coding sequence atgttcctatttaaatttatagtgataaatataattattcttgTTTTTTCAAAAGTTACTTGTAATTTAGTCATTCATCCATCATTAGCAGATTTTTTTGTTGAAAATTTTAGAGATCATCTTTTTGTTTCTTCATacaatgtaataaataaaagattatCAAAACCAAGCTGTTCAAGCTCTGATGACTATGAATGTCATCATGTTCGTAGAGAAAGAGAACAACGGCATGAGTCCACAGTGCTTATAGCAAAAGAGGAAAAGGGAAAAGGAGAtggaaaaatagaaaaaatacatgATGGACAGGAAGAAATACATAGAGGAAAGGAAGAAAGCCATAGAGGAAAGGAAGAAATACATAGAGGAAAGGAAGAAAGCCATAGAGGAAAGGAAGAAATACATAGAGGAAAGGAAGAAATACATAGAGGAAAGGAAGAAAGATATAGAAGAAAGGAAGAAAGACATAGAAGAAAGGAAGAAAGACATAGAAGAAAGGAAGAAAGACATAGAAGAAAGGAAGAAAGATATGTAGAAACAGAAGAAAgccatataaaaaaagaaaaagatttttacgatgaagaggaagaacaagttaaatatatttatttgcaCACCAGTCCATTCTATATCACAATTAAGGAAAAAGCTACAAATGCGCCCGAGGGGGGAGAGCAAAGGAGTGGAAGTGATGAAAGTAGTGACATAGATGATCAGATGAGTAGAAGTGTAAGAAGTAGAAATCAACGCTACAAGAACATGTTTTATAAATGCTTCTACATCTTATTAGACTTTTTTTCTCTGTTTgtgaagaaggaaaaaaatagacATATAAGCAATGTGCAAAAGATGTACCCCGTTTCCTATTTCATTGATAGGAACAAAacgaatattttaaataattctaaCGAGTTTtcatataacaataaaaagaataaagttAAAGGGATATACTTAGGAGATCATCTAGatgatatgaaaaattattcttttttatctccCCTATCATTGGCTAttgatgaaataaattttaataaaatattccaaTATGCATGGAATAACTCTTATTCCAACTAcatctttttaaaaagtcCAAATAAATCTcaggaaaagaaaaacaatataatcATAAAAGATAAAGTCATGCCAGATGAAGCAGTGCCAGATGAAGCGGTGCCAGATGTAGTGCCAATCGAAATagtgaatgaaaaaaagagttATATGAATGATGAAGACAAGCTTGGGCAGGTGCACAAAACAAAGATGAACAACAAAGAACAAGGTGAAGATCTCTCCCAGGAAGAAGTTAATACCTTGGAAGATGATTCGTCAACTATTCGAACTGATAAGCAGTATGATAATGTAGATAGTATTAAAGAAAACATATTCCAAGGGGGTAAAACCAATAGAGAAGATGAAATAAATGATAGTGCATACCACACCCTgttaaataatgataacgatttgataataaaatatattatgaaatctAATAAAGATTATCAATATTTCAAATTGTTAAGTAGGACTAAAGCTCACGTGAACATAAATAGCGTTGgtcttattttaaaaaaattaaatatatcagaagaaaataattttgacaaaattttaaaaaataataaaaaattgaagataGGTATATGTACTACGGAAAGGAGCAAAAAAATGCTAGCTCATGATCCCTTGAGAAATGTCCATTTGTACAAGCAAACATTGGGATCCTTGTTGCAAAGGGAGCAATCAAAGCGGAGCAGCGGTAGGAGCAGCGGTAGGAGCAGCGGTAGGAGCAGCGGTAGGAGCAGCGGTAGGAGCAGCGGTAGGAGCAGCGGTAGGAGCAGCGGTAGGAGCAGCGGTAGGAGCAGCGGTAGGAGTAGCAGTAGGagtagcagtagcagtagcagtagcGGTAACAGCGATTGGTATAGTGATGGGTATGACGGTGGTGGATACCATTATGATGATGACGACAGCTATGGATATGACTATGAGTATAACCGCGCATATGGCAATGCAGACGATAGGAACACTTTTGCGTGTGCCTTTTTTCGCTCCATCGACAAGTCCgagttattattttatcttagGAGGAATGACAACAAGGAGGGGGGGGAAAGAAATCATCATCACAGCCCAGAAGACAGAAGTAATCTTGATGTACAAAGAGATAGCAGTAAGATGGAAAACAGCTGTATTGGCTGTAACAACAATGAATGCTGTAACAACAATGAGGTtaacaaaacaaattatGGATGCAAAGAAAACATTGTCATCCAAGGGGATAAATCAATCTGcacacttaaaaaaaatagggaTAAAAAGATCGTTATTTCGgatcatatattatataaagaatgGAAAAAAGCTAATTTTGATAAGTCCAAACTGTCAATGCTTtcaacaaatattttaaataatttaaaaaaatataaagagtataattataaaaaaaatatatacaaactaCATGTGGATTATAATGGTATTTGTAAAagtattgtttttatttataaatatgaaaagaaggcctttttgaaatttatatttcaacATGATGTTTGtcttaattataattttttaaataaaaatattttttttaattacatgaATAGCAATATAAAACCCAATTTTATTCTGAGGGGTATTTGGAATTACGCAGTTCCAAAGAAGGTAGCCTATGTGCGAAATCTCCTGCACAGTTCAGGTTGTACAGGAAATTCGAACGATATGGTTGATACTAATAAGTGCGATTATAGCTGCAGTGGTCATGACAATGGTGATAAAGGAGATCGCCTCGGGCGATGCACCTTTCCGGATCGCTTTTTCATTTACAATGATTTGTACAATTTGGGTGAGGCAAGAGGGATTAGCGGTGTTATCAGTGGGAACAACGGTGAGGAAGCGGAGAGCCGCTCGAGGGGAAACGAAAGGGGGAGAGTGTATTGGTATGAGCAAGTACTAAACCCAAGTATAGACTCATCAAAGAGGTTTGTAAGAATGAAACTAGGTAATTTTGAGAGTAACAAATTGCAGGAGAAAGATGAACATGCTTTTTTGATGAACAAACTACTTAAGAGCAGTAgtgatattttattattgtcgAAAAAAGGCTTTATCGAATTCAAAATTCCAGTAGTATTGAATGAACTATTTGTTTCATTTCATCCAAACCCGTTATACGAATATGTATGTAACAACAACAGTACAGCTGGAACATCAACCCTTAGTATTATTTCGagtggaaataaaaataatacaagtAATCGGCACATGAATGAATATGATGGTATTAATACAAACAGATGTTCATTTAACAAACCATATTAtctttatgtatttttcaatttttttttaaataataataggaaatataatataaaattagataTACATATTGATCATGTGAAAAGATTTAACAAGACGAAAGATATACCTTTTCAATATATCaatgttttaaattatttgaaaaataatataaatcattATAGAATTAATAGAATCGAAATtgtatattcctttttaccATTCTTACAAGCCAACGATTTTGTTGATCATACGAACTTGCCATTCTATGTAGctttaaaaagttttattatCAATCAGAGTGAAAAGGTGTATAACTATATTCCTATTTTCTACACCACCAACATCAACTTTATGCAAGTACTCAgcagaaatataaaaaacgaTCAGCCACGGGACGATGCAAGGACAAAAGGAGGAGTGCAAAACGGGGAAAAGGGGGAAAATGATATGCACAGTTCAGGTGAAAAAGTTGGTAGAGAGGGGCGGACGGTCGAGGAAGAGGAAAAGGGAACCAACAGAATGATAGGAAGTTTTACTAGGGCTATTACTGTTGACTTTACTGGTGGACATACTGGTGGGCATACTGGCGATATTACTATCGGAGGAACGACTGCAAGCACGATTGGAAGTATGACTGGAAGCACAACTGGAAGTACTACTTATGTGAGTACCGACCCATCTTCCCACTATACGTCCTTCTCAATGCAAGATGAATCAGGGGAGGGAGGGATAGAACAGAGCAAATACCCCCCATACACAACACCCGAGCAATTGTTCAAAAGAGAGGAATCGGTGCCTATGGACTGGTCGAATAGCAAGGATAGTGAtgcaaataattttattaatataaattcattttctATGTTTACCACTGTCAGTGAAAACATATTCATGAAGCATCTTATGCAGTATAAGTGCACGAGCTGTAGTTGTACGTATGACGAGAATGTTAAGGAATTTCTTTTGGCCAAGTCGAGTATGAAACGTGTTAGGaacaaaaaaagggaaaagggAAAGGGAAAGGGAAGTACAGTCGATAATGCAACAAATGCAAACAAAATCAGCACAGAAggggaaaaagaagaagaggaaaaagaagaagaagaagaagaagaaaaaaggaaaatgcaCGCTATAAACAAATCTATCTTTTCGTTTGATAACGATATACAGATTAGCCCCCTTTTTTATGATGATAAAAAGAGGAATACATATGAAGATAAAGATGAAGATAAAGATAAGGATAAAGATGAAGATAAAGAAGATATAGAAGAAGATATAGAAGAAGATGGGGTTGAAGAGGgagaaaaaattgaaatgaGCCATACTGAAAAGGAGTACCATCGctttttaaaagaagagttatataaatacattacaTATGATAGGAAAAACATAGTAGCttataatatgaattatatgtacatatcagaatttaaaaacaaaaaatatattattcctcCATATAATAAAGGCATTTTAAtcaattttgaaaaagaaaatgagcAAATTTTTTGTGATCCATATAATGacatttcatatattaaagaaaaatttaatcataatatttcatataatgaTACAAGAAACATATTTGAgacaatttatatttattctgcTCTTCTTCCAATGGAAAGtgatatatatgattttaattttttaacaaagaataatttaacGTTAAAACAAAGACAAACTGAAAATTCAAAAactctttttaaaaatttaatccCTTTTACAAGATATGAAgacttttaa
- the ARP6 gene encoding actin-related protein, putative has translation MSAPVNIDIPKLILDNGGGLIKGGILPSYSQLNDALFDEIEPKFIVPNCVGQIRKKNIFHISDSCYSICEYFCHRPHVDGLLLDLEMQTKIWEKIFSCKQTIGYKINDMAICITESYLTPAYIRQGVIELLFEYFNFDQIVIVSSQTMLPFSYIGLNLGQYDILNPPIFNNDSYVIKKKYITKRRRTGEKTNKPNVPKRSLTPRNSAKEEEEQQEQQMKEQHEEEVEEEEEDYLGMDTNSGRGYNLLKMESKKSMEGTNEWEAMDEMNKSELNGYEVEREASRETSREKTRRGNSQMSREISCEGNKRGNDQMRYETSYDMSYDTSECNGEENKMVQYNDNSQNINNSVLTNRHIFIKNIECYNKYTYKVYMNKMYHGENWQEYYFNSFFNMNSVHNSEQSNTLNSFVNNVYSDRSKIIKGGTYLPISNNKINIVKRLCSNNYIGNNFLNQDPNFLLPDKIDLYRTYYDINFKDINMFKEYYNNNYINNFYNNIINGNYNLSLRNPCALYIDVGYSHTYILPYIEYKLIEYATLRTKVSASILNTYLKNTLSYKHVNLEHNELLVENIKERACYVSLDYVKDLQNEKKRLEEIKKQRIKDKLNMRKEILMKQLEQEKNDNSKKVSFKGRDEYLQIPPVNDFSRRSGRDCGENDLEKRKEKNNSHKECNSYSSNSNSNSNSSSGSDRDSDRGRDRGSDRGSDRGSDRGRDRGRDRGRDRGSNDRGSNDRGRDRGRDRGRDRGSNKGIYRDSVSGSSSSGSGRGSNNSGRSGGGKKDGSVEKGGNRGTVTHNSVKNQMIDKYSEKGRNKGKRTTEMLMGGKSEDMFLNGRDNNGEFTNENLNSPSNSSYVNFGVEQDTCNMVKNEKDEAEYTNKYISNSCSNNCSSNDCSSNNRSGNNCSSNNRSGNNCSSNNRSGNDCSSNNRSGNNVRDEEREQMKKNNKKKTHKMTEQHLLYKYKLLDYNNATKREINEVFDTLRENCTNDCIYLESDYDYKQEFSNFKDDNIFINDLNVKGGNKQKEDIINLTNERIGIPEVLFNPQDINLEHCSIVELIYRCISLLPKEIQKYFLSQIYISGGSTKFKNFKHRLYKELRAIFPTEWEINIYSHKNSLYSNYIGTYVWLSDQNIYNYNVITRQQYFNHGKKT, from the coding sequence ATGTCAGCTCCCgtaaatatagatataccTAAATTAATTCTAGACAATGGAGGAGGGCTGATAAAAGGTGGAATACTTCCTAGTTATTCCCAACTAAATGATGCATTGTTTGATGAAATTGAACCCAAATTTATTGTGCCAAATTGTGTAGGTCaaatcagaaaaaaaaatatatttcatataagtGATAGTTGTTATAGTATATGCGAATATTTTTGTCATCGACCACATGTAGATGGGTTATTATTGGATTTAGAAATGCAAACAAAAATATGGGAAAAAATCTTTTCATGTAAACAAACCATtggatataaaataaatgatatggCTATATGTATTACTGAATCATATTTGACACCTGCATACATAAGACAAGGTGTTATAGAATTGTtgtttgaatattttaattttgatcAAATAGTTATAGTTTCTTCACAGACAATGCTAccattttcatatattgGTTTAAATTTAGGTCAATATGATATTTTGAATCCTccaatttttaataatgattcatatgtaataaaaaaaaaatacataacgAAAAGGAGGAGAACAGGGGAAAAGACAAATAAACCTAATGTACCGAAAAGAAGTCTTACTCCAAGGAATAGTGCAAAGGAGGAGGAGGAGCAGCAGGAGCAGCAAATGAAGGAGCAGCACGAGGAAGAGGtggaagaagaagaggaagattACTTAGGAATGGATACCAATTCAGGTAGAGGTTATAATCTCCTCAAGATGGAAAGTAAAAAATCGATGGAGGGGACTAATGAATGGGAAGCCATGGATGAAATGAACAAAAGTGAGTTAAATGGGTATGAGGTGGAAAGAGAAGCGAGTAGAGAAACTAGCCGTGAAAAAACAAGAAGGGGGAATAGTCAAATGAGCAGAGAAATTAGTTGTGAAGGAAACAAAAGGGGGAACGACCAAATGAGATACGAAACGAGTTATGATATGAGTTACGATACTAGTGAATGTAATGGGGAAGAAAACAAAATGGTACAGTACAACGACAACAGTCAGAATATTAACAATAGTGTATTAACAAATagacatatttttataaaaaacatagaaTGCTATAATAAGTATACTTATAAAGTGTACATGAACAAAATGTATCACGGGGAGAATTGGcaagaatattattttaattccttttttaatatgaacaGTGTTCATAATTCTGAACAAAGTAATACACTGAATAGTTTTGTAAATAATGTATACTCAGAcagaagtaaaataataaaaggtgGAACTTACCTACCTATaagtaataacaaaataaatattgtaaaaaggttatgtagtaataattatataggaaataatttcttaaatCAAGAtcctaattttttattacctgATAAAATCGATTTATATAGAACCtattatgatataaattttaaagatataaatatgtttaaagagtattataataataattatataaacaatttttataataatattataaatggcaattataatttatccTTGAGAAATCCTTGTGCTTTATACATTGATGTAGGTTAttcacatacatatatattaccatatattgaatataaaCTAATAGAGTATGCCACATTGAGAACAAAGGTTTCTGCATctattttaaatacatatttaaaaaatacattatcaTATAAGCATGTAAATTTAGAACACAATGAACTACTagttgaaaatattaaagaaagGGCATGCTACGTATCATTAGACTATGTAAAGGatttacaaaatgaaaagaagcgattagaagaaataaaaaaacaaagaattaAGGATAAACTTAATATGAGAAAAGAAATACTAATGAAACAGTTAGAGcaggaaaaaaatgataattcaaaaaaagtTTCCTTCAAGGGAAGGGATGAATACTTGCAGATACCTCCTGTGAATGACTTTAGCAGGAGGAGTGGTCGTGACTGTGGTGAGAATGatttggaaaaaagaaaagaaaagaacaaCTCCCATAAGGAGTGTAATAGTTATAGTAGTAACAGCAACAGCAACAGCAACAGCAGTAGTGGTAGCGATAGAGATAGTGATAGGGGCAGAGATAGGGGCAGTGATAGGGGCAGTGATAGGGGCAGTGATAGGGGCAGAGATAGGGGCAGAGATAGGGGCAGAGATAGGGGCAGCAATGATAGGGGCAGTAATGATAGGGGCAGAGATAGGGGCAGAGATAGGGGCAGAGATAGGGGCAGTAATAAAGGCATTTATAGGGACAGTGTAAGTGGAAGTAGTAGCAGTGGTAGCGGTAGAGGCAGCAATAATAGTGGCAGAAGTGGCGGAGGTAAGAAGGATGGATCGGTGGAGAAAGGGGGAAATCGTGGTACAGTAACGCATAATTCAGTAAAGAATCAGATGATAGATAAGTATTCTGAGAAGGGAAGAAATAAAGGTAAAAGAACAACAGAGATGTTAATGGGAGGAAAATCAGAGGATATGTTTCTAAATGGTAGGGATAATAATGGCGAGTTCACAAATGAAAACCTAAACTCTCCAAGTAACAGTAGCTATGTTAACTTCGGGGTAGAACAGGACACATGTAATAtggtaaaaaatgaaaaagatgaAGCAGAGTATACAAACAAGTATATCAGTAACAGTTGTAGTAACAACTGCAGCAGTAATGACTGCAGCAGTAACAACCGTAGTGGTAACAACTGCAGTAGTAACAACCGTAGTGGTAACAACTGCAGCAGTAACAACCGTAGTGGTAACGACTGCAGCAGTAACAACCGTAGTGGTAATAACGTAAGGGACGAGGAAAGggaacaaatgaaaaagaataataagaaaaaaacgCACAAAATGACAGAGcaacatttattatataaatacaaattgcTTGACTACAATAATGCGACGAAGAGAGAAATAAATGAAGTGTTTGATACCCTTAGAGAAAATTGTACGAAcgattgtatttatttagaGTCTGATTATGATTACAAGCAagaattttcaaattttaaagatgacaatatttttattaatgattTAAATGTTAAAGGTGGAAATAAACAGAAAGaagatattattaatttaacgAATGAACGAATAGGGATACCTGAGGTTTTATTTAATCCTCAAGATATAAACTTAGAGCACTGTAGCATTGTCGAACTGATATATAGGTGTATATCATTACTACCAAAAGAAATTCAAAAATACTTTCTTTCtcaaatttatatatctgGTGGGtcaacaaaatttaaaaattttaagcaTCGATTATATAAAGAGTTAAGAGCAATTTTCCCAACTGAATGggaaattaatatttactcACATAAGAACAGTTTGTATAGTAATTATATAGGAACATACGTTTGGTTAAGTGATcagaatatttataattataatgttatCACAAGGCAACAATATTTTAATCATGGGAAAAAAACATGA